One region of Polyodon spathula isolate WHYD16114869_AA chromosome 25, ASM1765450v1, whole genome shotgun sequence genomic DNA includes:
- the LOC121299707 gene encoding protein FAM107B-like isoform X2: MGGSHAKKTGFRRQSKENYSIRTPPSHLDTDSSLNLIQPRKVTNPVLESQNHQDLHRELVLSCRRGLLPENKPELQRVLERRKLEQLREQEEAQRLKSELEQELKKRQQKLKLYEQEQMKPKEDQEKVPEFVKVKENLRRLKLNGE; this comes from the exons ATGGGAGGATCACACGCGAAGAAG ACTGGATTCAGAAGGCAAAGCAAAG AAAACTACAGCATCAGAACACCCCCCTCTCACCTGGACACTGACAGCTCCCTGAATTTAATTCAGCCCAGAAAAGTAACCAACCCCGTCCTGGAATCACAAAACCACCAGGACCTGCACAGAGAGCTCGTTCTGAGCTGCAGACG AGGGCTTCTGCCAGAGAACAAGCCAGAGCTGCAGAGAGTGCTGGAGCGGAGGAAACTGGAACAGCTCCGAGAGCAGGAAGAGGCGCAGAGACTCAAATCAGAGCTAGAGCAGGAGCTCAAGAAGAGGCAGCAGAAACTGAAGCTG TACGAGCAGGAGCAGATGAAACCGAAAGAAGACCAGGAGAAGGTGCCTGAGTTTGTGAAAGTGAAGGAGAATCTCCGCCGGCTCAAACTGAATGGGGAGTAG
- the LOC121299707 gene encoding protein FAM107B-like isoform X1, which yields MNFLSVFSLSVLRRMRKTGFRRQSKENYSIRTPPSHLDTDSSLNLIQPRKVTNPVLESQNHQDLHRELVLSCRRGLLPENKPELQRVLERRKLEQLREQEEAQRLKSELEQELKKRQQKLKLYEQEQMKPKEDQEKVPEFVKVKENLRRLKLNGE from the exons ATgaattttctttctgttttctctttGTCTGTGTTGCGACGCATGCGAAAGACTGGATTCAGAAGGCAAAGCAAAG AAAACTACAGCATCAGAACACCCCCCTCTCACCTGGACACTGACAGCTCCCTGAATTTAATTCAGCCCAGAAAAGTAACCAACCCCGTCCTGGAATCACAAAACCACCAGGACCTGCACAGAGAGCTCGTTCTGAGCTGCAGACG AGGGCTTCTGCCAGAGAACAAGCCAGAGCTGCAGAGAGTGCTGGAGCGGAGGAAACTGGAACAGCTCCGAGAGCAGGAAGAGGCGCAGAGACTCAAATCAGAGCTAGAGCAGGAGCTCAAGAAGAGGCAGCAGAAACTGAAGCTG TACGAGCAGGAGCAGATGAAACCGAAAGAAGACCAGGAGAAGGTGCCTGAGTTTGTGAAAGTGAAGGAGAATCTCCGCCGGCTCAAACTGAATGGGGAGTAG
- the LOC121299708 gene encoding protein kish-B, protein MTNVYSFDGILIFGLLFVCTCAYLKKVPKLKNWLLSEKKGIWGVFYKAAVIGTRLHAVVALSCVVMGFYVLFIK, encoded by the exons ATGACCAACG TGTATTCATTCGACGGCATCCTCATCTTCGGCTTGCTCTTTGTTTGCACGTGTGCTTACTTGAAGAAAGTGCCGAAGCTGAAGAACTGGCTCCTATCGGAAAAGAAAGGCATCTGGGGGGTGTTTTACAAAG CTGCGGTGATTGGAACGAGACTTCACGCCGTGGTCGCATTGTCCTGCGTGGTGATGGGCTTCTACGTCTTGTTTATAAAATGA